The Streptomyces camelliae genome window below encodes:
- a CDS encoding rhamnogalacturonan acetylesterase: MRRFNAVRGTVLTAVTVTLCATLTATPAQAHPGPRPLGLENCTATGCHFDVPPGTYDVTVRLGGAAASSTAITGETRRSLLPETAVAAGERATRAFTVNVRTPEGEPTGPDGTPGLDLILGGSAPALAGISVTPAHHARQIILIGDSTVCDQPAAPYSGWGQQLPQYLRKGLSVANYADSGESTVTYLANPQLWDTVQPLIRPGDLVLVQLAHNDKTTDEATYRANLETLVAGIRDKGGEPVLVTPIVRRWFNADGTLNNNTALLVNGLGVDLPAVMRSVAAGEDVPLIDLTAKTKTLVESLGVTGSKAIYLYNEKRDNTHTSVHGATVFAGLVRDALVAQHLVPEGLVRVG; this comes from the coding sequence GTGAGACGTTTCAACGCTGTGCGCGGCACCGTCCTGACCGCCGTCACCGTCACCCTGTGCGCGACCCTGACGGCCACCCCCGCCCAGGCCCACCCCGGACCGCGGCCGCTCGGCCTGGAGAACTGCACCGCCACCGGCTGCCACTTCGACGTCCCGCCGGGCACCTACGACGTCACGGTCCGGCTCGGCGGCGCGGCGGCCTCCAGCACCGCCATCACCGGCGAGACGCGGCGCTCGCTGCTCCCGGAGACCGCCGTCGCCGCCGGCGAGCGCGCCACCCGCGCCTTCACCGTGAACGTCCGCACCCCCGAGGGCGAGCCGACCGGACCCGACGGCACCCCCGGCCTGGACCTCATCCTCGGCGGCTCCGCCCCCGCCCTGGCCGGCATCAGCGTCACCCCCGCCCACCATGCCCGCCAGATCATCCTCATCGGCGACTCCACCGTCTGCGACCAGCCCGCCGCCCCCTACTCCGGCTGGGGCCAGCAGCTCCCGCAGTACCTGCGCAAGGGCCTGTCCGTCGCCAACTACGCCGACTCCGGCGAGAGCACGGTCACCTACCTGGCCAACCCGCAGCTCTGGGACACCGTCCAGCCTCTGATCCGCCCCGGCGACCTCGTCCTCGTCCAGCTCGCCCACAACGACAAGACCACCGACGAGGCCACCTACCGGGCCAACCTGGAGACCCTCGTCGCCGGCATCCGGGACAAGGGCGGCGAACCGGTGCTCGTCACCCCCATCGTGCGCCGCTGGTTCAACGCCGACGGCACCCTGAACAACAACACCGCCCTGCTGGTCAACGGCCTCGGTGTCGACCTCCCGGCGGTCATGCGGTCCGTCGCCGCCGGCGAGGACGTCCCCCTGATCGACCTCACGGCGAAGACCAAGACGCTGGTGGAGTCCCTCGGTGTGACGGGCTCCAAGGCGATCTACCTCTACAACGAGAAGCGCGACAACACCCACACCTCCGTGCACGGAGCGACCGTCTTCGCGGGCCTCGTCCGCGACGCGCTCGTCGCCCAGCACCTGGTGCCCGAGGGCCTGGTGCGGGTGGGATGA